In Spea bombifrons isolate aSpeBom1 chromosome 12, aSpeBom1.2.pri, whole genome shotgun sequence, the following proteins share a genomic window:
- the LOC128470571 gene encoding nicotinamide N-methyltransferase-like gives MEPYSGSQKYAPGTGALSGEWVNFVLTNFRKAFSPGGVKGETLIDIAAGPTIYHLLSACEVFKKIITSDFLEQNRAEVEKWLKKEPGALDWTDIVKRVCELEGNRENWEKKEEKLRRTVKQVLQCDVLKKKPFEPITLPPADCLISCLCLEGACPDVAAYCNALKSFKDLLKPGGHIIIQSCLNATFYLVGKNRFSALAISKEQVKESFEEAGFEIVKMIVVPREDRSRMDIGDYDGLYCVHARKPDTK, from the exons ATGGAACCCTACTCAGGCTCTCAAAAATATGCTCCAGGTACTGGAGCTTTGAGTGGAGAATGGGTCAACTTTGTCTTAACGAACTTTCGCAAAGCTTTCTCTCCag GTGGCGTTAAAGGAGAAACACTGATCGATATTGCTGCCGGACCGACCATCTATCACCTGCTGTCGGCTTGTGAGGTGTTTAAGAAAATAATCACTTCTGATTTTCTTGAGCAAAACCGTGCTGAGGTGGAGAAATGGCTGAAGAAGGAGCCGGGGGCGCTAGACTGGACCGACATTGTCAAACGTGTTTGTGAGTTAGAAGGAAACAG AGAGAACTGggagaagaaggaagagaaactCCGCAGGACAGTGAAGCAAGTTCTACAATGTGATGTCCTAAAAAAGAAGCCATTTGAGCCGATAACGCTGCCACCAGCAGATTGTCTGATAAGCTGCCTCTGTTTAGAGGGGGCATGTCCTGACGTGGCAGCCTACTGCAACGCCTTGAAAAGTTTCAAGGATTTGCTCAAACCTGGCGGTCACATCATAATTCAAAGTTGCTTAAATGCTACATTCTATTTAGTGggtaaaaatagattttcagCACTGGCAATATCAAAGGAGCAGGTAAAGGAGTCTTTTGAAGAAGCTGGTTTTGAAATTGTGAAAATGATAGTAGTCCCACGAGAGGACAGATCAAGGATGGATATTGGTGATTATGACGGCCTTTACTGTGTCCATGCCCGTAAACCAGATACTAAATGA